A single region of the Mechercharimyces sp. CAU 1602 genome encodes:
- a CDS encoding PstS family phosphate ABC transporter substrate-binding protein: MFKRTILLVGAFALSFGMMIGCSSSEEGNKNGAELSGTVKIDGSSTVYPITQAMAEEFMMENPEVEVNVSTSGTGGGFEKWVKGEIDINNASRPIKDEETNKAKENNIEPIEIPVAFDGITVVVNKDNDFVDELTMEELKKIWEPDSKVKSWKDVRSDFPDKPIKLYGPGTSSGTFDYFTDEVVGEEGKSRTDYQQSEDDNVLITGVAGDEYSLGYFGYHYYIENKDKLKAVKIKADADAVEPTEETINDGSYKLSRPVFIYPNKQALQKKEVKAFIEYYLTDGKELIPSVGYILMPEEEYEKALELIK, encoded by the coding sequence ATGTTTAAGCGCACCATACTTTTAGTTGGGGCCTTTGCTCTATCATTTGGTATGATGATCGGCTGTAGTAGCAGCGAAGAAGGAAATAAAAATGGGGCTGAACTATCAGGTACAGTAAAAATTGATGGATCCAGCACAGTATATCCAATCACTCAAGCGATGGCAGAAGAATTTATGATGGAAAACCCTGAGGTAGAGGTGAATGTTAGTACTTCTGGTACAGGTGGCGGCTTTGAGAAGTGGGTGAAGGGTGAAATCGATATTAATAACGCTTCTCGCCCGATTAAAGATGAAGAGACCAACAAAGCAAAAGAAAATAATATAGAGCCGATTGAAATTCCAGTCGCCTTCGATGGCATTACCGTAGTTGTAAACAAAGATAACGACTTCGTCGATGAACTGACGATGGAAGAATTAAAGAAGATATGGGAACCAGATAGTAAAGTGAAGTCATGGAAAGACGTGCGTTCGGACTTCCCAGATAAACCAATTAAATTATACGGGCCAGGAACCTCTTCGGGAACCTTTGATTACTTTACAGATGAAGTGGTGGGCGAAGAAGGGAAAAGCCGTACTGATTATCAACAGAGTGAAGACGATAATGTGTTGATTACAGGAGTTGCGGGTGACGAATACAGTTTGGGATACTTCGGATACCATTATTACATCGAAAATAAAGATAAGCTGAAAGCTGTTAAGATTAAAGCGGATGCCGATGCAGTAGAACCGACTGAAGAGACAATTAATGATGGATCATATAAGCTTTCTCGTCCAGTCTTCATCTATCCGAACAAACAAGCATTACAGAAAAAAGAAGTAAAAGCGTTTATTGAATATTACTTAACGGATGGCAAAGAGTTAATTCCAAGTGTAGGATATATCTTGATGCCAGAGGAAGAATACGAGAAAGCGTTAGAGCTGATTAAGTAG
- a CDS encoding MaoC/PaaZ C-terminal domain-containing protein — MLGQKRGQGKRWDELKIGESVHEKKVLAVRDIVLYLGLTDDTNPVFVEANYVHQTPYEQLLVPSGLLSGWVESLISTKLPGAGSLICAQSLTFPKQVTHGERVECSLEVIHKDEIQQRISVAVHIQNEQSEDVTVGEIQVIPPITKSILQQTYDNF; from the coding sequence GTGTTGGGGCAAAAAAGAGGACAAGGGAAGAGATGGGATGAATTAAAAATAGGGGAGAGCGTCCATGAGAAGAAGGTATTAGCAGTTCGGGATATTGTCTTATATCTTGGGCTGACAGACGATACAAATCCAGTGTTTGTAGAAGCTAATTATGTGCATCAAACCCCATATGAACAGTTGTTGGTCCCTTCCGGGTTATTAAGTGGCTGGGTAGAGTCTTTGATATCTACGAAATTACCAGGTGCAGGGAGTCTCATTTGTGCCCAGTCTCTCACATTTCCTAAACAGGTGACTCATGGAGAACGGGTGGAGTGCTCACTAGAAGTAATACACAAGGATGAAATTCAGCAGCGGATATCAGTGGCTGTTCATATACAGAATGAACAATCGGAAGATGTGACTGTGGGTGAAATACAGGTGATTCCGCCTATAACGAAGTCGATCTTACAGCAAACCTATGATAATTTTTAA
- a CDS encoding response regulator transcription factor, protein MMKRILVVDDEPSIVKLVQFNLEKEGYKVDIATDGSTALEMAKNQDPDLVVLDLMLPQMDGLEVCRRLRQEKHYMPILMLTAKNEEFDRVLGLELGADDYMTKPFSPRELLARIKAIFRRVEAVHAPVSAESKEECIHIGELMILPEGYEAKLDGELLELTPKEFELLLFMARSKGRVLSRDQLLNAVWNYDFVGDSRIVDVHVSHLREKIEKDTRKPIYIKTVRGIGYKFEGPKSG, encoded by the coding sequence TTGATGAAGCGTATTCTCGTCGTAGATGATGAGCCCTCTATTGTTAAGCTAGTCCAATTCAACTTAGAAAAAGAAGGATATAAAGTTGATATTGCTACAGATGGCTCTACTGCATTGGAGATGGCAAAAAACCAAGATCCAGATTTAGTCGTTTTAGACTTAATGCTACCTCAAATGGATGGACTTGAAGTTTGTCGGCGCTTACGCCAAGAAAAACATTATATGCCCATCCTTATGCTCACAGCTAAAAACGAAGAGTTTGATCGTGTGCTAGGATTAGAGCTCGGCGCTGATGACTATATGACAAAGCCTTTTAGCCCTAGGGAGTTACTGGCTCGCATTAAAGCAATATTTCGCCGAGTGGAAGCTGTTCATGCCCCTGTATCTGCTGAATCGAAGGAAGAGTGTATCCATATAGGAGAGTTGATGATACTACCTGAAGGGTATGAAGCAAAATTAGACGGTGAATTGTTAGAGCTTACACCTAAGGAATTTGAATTGTTGCTCTTTATGGCTAGGAGTAAGGGTAGAGTGTTATCACGAGATCAGTTATTAAATGCAGTTTGGAATTATGACTTCGTGGGAGATTCACGCATTGTAGATGTACATGTGAGTCATTTACGAGAAAAAATAGAAAAAGATACTCGGAAACCTATTTATATTAAAACCGTACGGGGAATTGGCTACAAGTTTGAAGGACCGAAGTCTGGATGA
- the citZ gene encoding citrate synthase — MSNAKGLEGIVALTSQISSIIDGVLTYRGINIDDLTDNASFEEVIYLLWNGSLPTQAQLDELKVQLDAHATLPQQLLEQMKAYPKDVHPMAILRTAISALGLFDAQADDNSTEANQLKAVNLTAKLPTIISTLHRLRNGLEPVSPRSGYGFASNFIYMLTGEEPDEIAVKAVDKALILHADHELNASTFASRVTTATLSDMYSAITTAIGTLKGPLHGGANERVMAMLEEIGELDAVEAVVNKKLANKEKIMGFGHRVYKDGDPRAKHLREMSRQLAELTGEQKWYEMSIKIDDMIVSQKGLKPNVDFYSASVYNYLGIPRDLFTPIFAMSRVSGWTAHVMEQYADNRLIRPRAEYVGPTHQPYVPMNER, encoded by the coding sequence ATGTCTAATGCAAAAGGATTGGAGGGCATCGTAGCCCTTACATCACAAATTAGCTCAATCATCGATGGTGTTCTCACCTATCGTGGAATTAATATCGATGATTTAACAGACAACGCTAGCTTTGAAGAGGTTATATATTTATTGTGGAATGGTTCTCTTCCGACGCAAGCACAATTGGATGAATTAAAAGTGCAACTGGATGCGCATGCGACGCTACCTCAACAGTTATTGGAGCAGATGAAGGCGTATCCAAAAGATGTTCATCCAATGGCTATCCTACGTACTGCCATTTCCGCTTTAGGATTATTTGACGCGCAAGCAGATGATAATAGCACTGAAGCAAATCAACTAAAAGCAGTTAATTTAACTGCTAAATTGCCTACAATTATTTCTACTTTGCATCGTCTGCGCAATGGTTTAGAACCGGTTTCGCCTCGCTCTGGGTATGGTTTTGCTAGCAACTTCATATATATGCTGACTGGTGAAGAGCCTGATGAAATAGCTGTAAAAGCAGTCGATAAAGCTTTGATCTTGCATGCGGATCATGAGCTAAATGCTTCTACCTTTGCGTCCCGTGTGACGACAGCTACGCTTTCAGATATGTATTCTGCTATTACTACAGCCATTGGTACATTGAAAGGGCCTCTGCACGGTGGAGCAAATGAACGAGTTATGGCAATGCTAGAAGAAATTGGTGAGCTGGATGCAGTAGAAGCTGTGGTTAATAAAAAGTTGGCTAATAAAGAAAAGATCATGGGCTTTGGTCATCGTGTGTACAAAGATGGAGATCCACGTGCAAAACATCTGCGTGAAATGTCCCGGCAGTTGGCTGAACTTACGGGTGAGCAGAAGTGGTATGAGATGTCCATTAAGATTGATGATATGATTGTGAGTCAAAAGGGATTGAAGCCAAACGTAGATTTTTACTCTGCTTCGGTTTACAACTACCTAGGTATTCCACGTGATCTCTTTACGCCTATCTTTGCGATGAGTCGTGTTTCCGGTTGGACTGCTCATGTAATGGAACAATACGCAGATAACCGCTTAATTCGTCCTCGTGCAGAATATGTAGGTCCAACGCATCAACCTTACGTTCCTATGAACGAACGTTAA
- a CDS encoding SGNH/GDSL hydrolase family protein, which translates to MKKWKKIVFILITVSIFLTAYVLDTIILKEPVVGEHPSAQQNTLSINEPKQPTPSTSWISTWSTAHQPPSGAAQTGITNRTLRMIIRPSIGGNKVRVHLTNPYGDTAVAFKEVTIGLVKEGATLVPGSLHTATFDGKQHITLAVGEEVYSDPINMVVSPETDIAINLYIPGRSGAMSWHRIAKQTSYLSTPGNYSLDPSEHAFASSLYSWFYIAGLDVQRLDQTFYTLVTVGDSITDGSTSTQDNNQRYPNHLATLLRQEDLPIAVVNTGISGNKLLRDHPIYGEKLLGRFQRDVLQRSGVTDVIVLIGINDIGAQPTISAETMIAGYRKLIREAHDQDVRIYLGTLLPYKGARFYTAEGERVRQQVNEWIRQSGEADAVIDFEHALQDPADPQRLLPIYDSGDHLHPSDLGYQKMAQTAYLSLLP; encoded by the coding sequence ATGAAAAAATGGAAAAAAATTGTTTTTATATTGATAACAGTCTCCATTTTCCTGACTGCTTATGTACTAGATACTATCATTTTAAAGGAACCTGTTGTAGGTGAACACCCTTCTGCTCAACAAAACACCCTGAGTATAAATGAACCCAAACAGCCCACCCCTTCAACCTCATGGATATCCACATGGAGTACAGCTCATCAGCCACCTTCTGGAGCCGCACAAACAGGCATCACAAATCGAACCTTGCGCATGATTATTCGTCCCTCGATCGGCGGAAACAAAGTTCGGGTTCATCTTACTAATCCATATGGAGATACAGCAGTTGCCTTCAAGGAGGTAACCATAGGGTTAGTTAAAGAAGGTGCAACCTTAGTTCCTGGTTCACTTCACACCGCTACCTTTGATGGTAAGCAACATATCACATTAGCTGTAGGTGAAGAAGTCTATAGTGATCCCATAAACATGGTGGTTTCACCAGAAACAGATATTGCGATCAATCTATATATTCCAGGCAGAAGTGGAGCGATGAGTTGGCACCGCATTGCTAAACAAACTTCTTACTTATCGACACCAGGAAATTATTCCTTAGACCCATCTGAGCATGCCTTCGCCTCTTCCCTTTACTCTTGGTTTTATATCGCTGGATTAGATGTACAACGCCTAGATCAAACCTTTTATACCCTTGTTACTGTGGGAGATTCAATTACAGATGGTTCCACCTCTACACAAGATAACAACCAACGATATCCCAACCATTTGGCTACGTTACTACGCCAAGAAGATTTACCGATCGCCGTCGTTAATACTGGGATTTCGGGAAATAAACTTTTGCGTGACCATCCGATTTATGGAGAAAAACTTTTGGGTCGCTTTCAGCGCGATGTGCTACAACGCTCTGGTGTTACTGATGTCATCGTTTTAATTGGAATAAATGATATTGGAGCACAACCTACTATCTCTGCTGAAACAATGATTGCCGGTTATCGAAAACTGATCAGGGAGGCACACGATCAAGACGTTCGTATTTATCTGGGTACACTTCTTCCATATAAGGGCGCTCGGTTTTACACTGCAGAGGGTGAACGTGTCCGCCAACAAGTAAATGAATGGATTCGCCAAAGCGGTGAAGCAGACGCTGTTATCGATTTTGAGCATGCACTTCAAGATCCTGCCGACCCACAGCGTCTCCTCCCCATCTATGATTCTGGCGATCACTTACACCCAAGTGATCTAGGATATCAAAAGATGGCACAGACGGCCTACCTCTCTCTGCTTCCATAA
- a CDS encoding PH domain-containing protein gives MFEPRRQHPLYVLIHLFQAIRSWVSPSVFLVVYAVTSGRLSGNLLVVVGSSLIFMILIFLGLGFYSWRRYTYMIKGNELVIHSGIWVRKQRIIPQSRIQSIDLTEGIFHRLFGLVRVRIETAGGSEPEVAMDALLRSDAYNLQIALKKNLSEKEDEKSGEGSIKADQRKSERKLQTKELLLAGATSGGIGIVFPLIGGLFSTVYELLQMSEWWSSLDWFHLFQSSVSALSVATVLLVLFSVLFLSWMLAIVGTILTNAHFTVRREGNDLLLQRGWLEKKRVSIPLARIQAIRVVEGVLRQPFGLAALHVESAGFGNENGDSTVLFPLIRMRDIKPFLAEFVPEFSTDVVVTSLPKHVRKRYIVRSLWMPLVGVPVLTMMFYPLGLLSLFFIPPAVAWGWWKYRFAGVGREGNFLYRLRWQGVWRRTTVIVTRPRIQALVLKRNCFQRRARVCTVEVQIASGSGSGYYRVIDVDEKEGERWHDMLRNDKEKMTSSRIL, from the coding sequence ATGTTTGAGCCACGAAGACAACATCCTCTCTATGTCCTTATTCATTTATTTCAAGCGATTAGATCATGGGTATCTCCTTCCGTTTTTCTTGTTGTGTATGCGGTGACATCAGGTAGGTTGAGCGGAAACTTATTAGTGGTTGTAGGGAGTTCGCTCATCTTTATGATTCTAATATTCTTGGGATTGGGATTTTACAGTTGGCGTAGGTATACATACATGATTAAAGGAAATGAGCTGGTCATTCATAGTGGGATCTGGGTTCGCAAACAGCGAATAATCCCACAATCAAGAATTCAATCTATCGATTTGACAGAGGGGATATTTCATCGCTTATTTGGGTTGGTTCGTGTGCGAATTGAAACCGCAGGAGGGTCTGAGCCTGAGGTGGCGATGGATGCCTTGTTAAGAAGTGATGCGTATAACCTACAAATAGCGCTGAAAAAGAATTTATCTGAAAAAGAAGACGAAAAGAGTGGCGAGGGTAGTATAAAAGCTGATCAGAGGAAGAGTGAACGAAAACTGCAGACAAAGGAGCTCCTTCTTGCGGGAGCGACTTCAGGCGGAATTGGAATCGTCTTTCCATTGATCGGAGGGCTATTCTCTACAGTATATGAGTTGTTACAAATGAGTGAGTGGTGGTCATCATTAGATTGGTTTCATTTATTTCAGTCTTCCGTTTCTGCCCTATCGGTGGCTACGGTTCTCTTAGTATTGTTTAGCGTTCTCTTTCTTTCTTGGATGTTGGCGATAGTGGGAACTATACTTACAAATGCTCACTTTACGGTTCGACGAGAAGGAAATGATTTACTATTACAGAGAGGATGGTTGGAGAAAAAAAGGGTATCCATTCCATTAGCGCGCATTCAAGCAATCCGAGTTGTAGAGGGAGTTCTGCGGCAACCTTTTGGTTTAGCAGCTTTGCATGTGGAAAGTGCAGGTTTTGGGAATGAAAATGGCGATTCAACCGTTTTGTTCCCTTTAATTCGTATGAGAGATATAAAACCTTTTTTAGCGGAGTTTGTTCCGGAATTTTCAACAGATGTGGTGGTTACTAGCCTACCGAAACACGTGCGAAAGCGATATATCGTACGCTCCCTGTGGATGCCGTTAGTGGGTGTACCGGTGCTTACGATGATGTTTTATCCGTTGGGATTACTATCGCTCTTTTTTATACCTCCGGCTGTAGCATGGGGTTGGTGGAAGTACCGATTCGCAGGTGTGGGCAGGGAAGGAAATTTTTTGTATCGTCTGCGGTGGCAAGGAGTGTGGAGGCGTACCACCGTTATCGTAACTCGCCCCCGCATTCAAGCCCTGGTATTGAAGAGGAACTGTTTTCAACGAAGGGCTCGTGTATGTACAGTTGAGGTACAAATAGCCTCAGGGAGTGGATCGGGTTATTATCGGGTGATTGATGTCGATGAGAAAGAAGGGGAGCGATGGCATGATATGCTTCGCAATGATAAAGAAAAGATGACTTCTTCTAGGATACTCTAA
- the pnpS gene encoding two-component system histidine kinase PnpS, which produces MKTLRKRLTTQFLWAISISILVTGIIVISLAKSSYNERIEERLLQEANMIVTAIDRDDVQHASWQEAGRTYSQILQAEVSLFSSKEESVADESERKRDSASEKRQVQRVFESGESYTSSTLWDQSQVVIVPILNSKQEVTGAVRIELVDSSFGSSILRYWIYLLLVGVIAVMLAVGVSALMAYGLTKPIEEVTRIATDIAQKNFQRIVTVQSEDEIGRLGQAINRMASSHQKQMASVRKSKRRLTTVIETMDSGLLMVNGKGEINLANRALEEMLGVENEQVIGTDVQMIPYPHEIRTLLNRCIEQGERIREEIHLYLPEDRIIEVRVVPIGGQNERLGVVAVLHDITAIRRLEKMRTEFVANVSHELKTPVTSLRGFTETLLDGAIDDKETAREFLNIVLGESLRLERLISDLLDLSRIESKKLTLERDWVQVDELVVSTVRSFRTKVEKRQQDLQLCIENPFPVYIDRDRFEQILLNLLSNAIAYTPPGGQITVEVIQIADEWRLEVKDTGIGIPEEDLSRIFERFYRVDKARSRESGGTGLGLAIVKHLVEAHEGKLEVKSSVGEGTTFSATFPLVFMEHKEKSSDN; this is translated from the coding sequence ATGAAAACGCTACGTAAAAGATTAACCACTCAGTTTTTGTGGGCGATTAGCATTTCAATACTCGTGACTGGTATTATTGTAATTTCTTTAGCTAAGTCTTCTTATAACGAAAGAATAGAAGAGCGTTTGTTGCAAGAGGCCAACATGATTGTTACCGCTATTGACAGAGATGATGTTCAGCATGCCTCGTGGCAAGAGGCAGGCAGAACATACTCTCAAATATTACAAGCGGAAGTATCTCTGTTTTCTTCTAAAGAGGAGAGCGTAGCGGATGAAAGTGAGCGGAAGCGCGATTCGGCTTCTGAGAAGCGACAAGTACAAAGGGTATTTGAGTCGGGTGAATCATATACAAGCTCTACACTATGGGATCAATCTCAAGTTGTTATTGTTCCTATCTTAAACAGTAAGCAAGAAGTTACGGGGGCAGTTCGGATTGAGCTAGTGGATTCATCGTTTGGTAGTAGTATTCTTCGATATTGGATATATCTACTTTTAGTCGGTGTGATCGCTGTGATGCTAGCGGTAGGCGTAAGTGCGCTGATGGCATACGGATTGACGAAGCCAATAGAAGAGGTGACCCGAATTGCTACAGATATTGCACAAAAAAACTTTCAGCGTATCGTGACGGTTCAGAGTGAGGATGAGATCGGTCGCCTAGGGCAAGCGATTAATCGAATGGCAAGTAGTCATCAGAAGCAGATGGCATCAGTGCGTAAAAGTAAGCGTCGATTAACCACTGTCATTGAGACGATGGACAGTGGTTTGCTCATGGTTAATGGAAAAGGAGAAATTAATTTAGCTAATCGAGCGCTGGAAGAAATGTTAGGAGTAGAAAATGAGCAGGTAATAGGTACGGATGTGCAGATGATTCCTTATCCGCATGAAATTCGCACACTTTTAAACCGTTGTATCGAACAGGGGGAACGAATTCGCGAAGAGATTCATCTGTATCTTCCTGAAGATCGGATCATTGAAGTGCGGGTGGTACCAATTGGGGGTCAAAATGAAAGGCTAGGCGTAGTAGCTGTTCTTCATGATATTACCGCTATACGTCGTTTAGAAAAAATGAGAACTGAGTTTGTCGCAAATGTTTCCCATGAATTAAAAACACCTGTCACCTCATTGCGAGGATTTACAGAGACTTTATTAGATGGTGCGATTGATGATAAGGAGACCGCGCGTGAGTTTTTAAACATTGTGTTGGGAGAAAGTTTACGCTTAGAACGGTTAATTAGTGATTTGTTGGATCTATCCCGGATTGAGTCGAAAAAGTTAACATTGGAGCGAGACTGGGTACAAGTAGATGAGTTAGTGGTGTCTACAGTACGTTCTTTCCGTACAAAAGTGGAAAAGCGACAACAGGACTTGCAGCTATGTATAGAGAATCCTTTCCCTGTATATATCGATAGAGATCGATTTGAGCAAATCCTGCTCAATTTACTTTCTAACGCGATTGCCTATACGCCACCTGGAGGACAGATCACTGTTGAAGTGATACAGATAGCCGATGAATGGCGTCTGGAGGTAAAAGACACAGGAATTGGGATACCTGAAGAGGATTTATCCCGTATATTTGAGCGTTTTTATCGGGTAGATAAAGCACGTTCGCGCGAATCTGGAGGAACAGGCTTAGGCTTAGCTATTGTAAAACACTTAGTGGAGGCACATGAGGGTAAATTAGAGGTGAAGAGTTCTGTGGGAGAAGGAACGACCTTTTCTGCTACGTTTCCGCTGGTATTCATGGAACACAAGGAAAAATCTAGCGATAACTAA
- the mdh gene encoding malate dehydrogenase: protein MAIKRRKISVIGAGFTGSTTALMVAQKELGDVVLVDIPQVEDPTKGKALDMLEASPVQGFDSNIVGTSDYAETAGSDVVIITAGIARKPGMSRDDLVATNAKIMRSVAQEVAKHSPESIIIVLTNPVDAMTYEVFRTCGFPKNRVIGQSGVLDTARFRTFVAQELNVSVEDVSGFVLGGHGDDMVPLIRYSYAGGIPLSKLIPQDRLDAIVERTRKGGGEIVGLMKNASAYFAPAASLTQMTEAILKDKKRILPAIAYLEGEYGYQDMYLGVPTVIGGAGIEKIIELDLSDEEKKALDQSADSVRNVMKLL from the coding sequence ATGGCAATTAAGAGGAGAAAAATTTCTGTTATCGGTGCAGGCTTTACTGGCTCGACCACTGCTTTAATGGTGGCACAAAAAGAATTAGGCGATGTTGTATTGGTCGATATCCCTCAGGTAGAAGATCCAACGAAGGGGAAAGCACTTGATATGCTAGAGGCAAGTCCAGTACAAGGGTTTGATTCTAACATTGTTGGCACCTCTGATTATGCAGAGACCGCTGGTTCAGATGTTGTTATCATTACAGCTGGAATTGCACGGAAACCAGGTATGAGCCGTGATGATCTGGTTGCGACTAACGCTAAGATTATGAGGAGCGTTGCGCAAGAAGTAGCAAAACACTCTCCAGAAAGTATCATCATCGTTTTGACCAACCCGGTGGATGCAATGACATATGAAGTATTCCGTACGTGTGGGTTCCCGAAAAACCGTGTCATTGGACAATCTGGTGTACTAGACACCGCTCGTTTCCGTACTTTTGTCGCACAGGAGCTTAACGTGTCCGTAGAGGATGTAAGTGGCTTCGTATTGGGTGGACACGGTGATGATATGGTACCATTAATTCGTTACTCTTACGCGGGGGGCATTCCTCTTTCCAAACTGATACCACAAGATCGCTTAGATGCGATTGTAGAGCGTACTCGTAAGGGTGGCGGTGAGATCGTAGGTTTGATGAAGAATGCAAGCGCGTATTTTGCACCTGCAGCTTCACTCACACAAATGACAGAAGCTATTTTGAAAGATAAGAAACGTATTTTGCCTGCGATCGCTTATCTTGAGGGTGAGTATGGTTATCAAGATATGTACCTTGGTGTACCCACAGTGATTGGTGGCGCTGGTATTGAGAAGATCATCGAATTGGATCTATCTGATGAAGAGAAAAAAGCATTGGATCAATCAGCTGATTCAGTTCGTAACGTAATGAAGTTATTGTAA
- a CDS encoding PH domain-containing protein: MRAEPKHRIDEKALTVWYWEGVIIGLVLIGLFSVLIYALYRIEVSMWLTALVIPILVVIGSWMIWGWPKLRWKRWRYEVTENEIELQYGVWIVKRTLIPMVRVQHVDTKQGPLLRRYGLAAVMISTAAGTHEIPALEELTAELLRDRIAELARVIDDV, translated from the coding sequence ATGCGAGCCGAGCCTAAACATCGTATTGATGAGAAAGCACTCACAGTCTGGTATTGGGAAGGGGTTATCATAGGTTTAGTCCTGATTGGACTGTTCAGTGTACTTATATATGCACTATATCGAATAGAAGTGAGCATGTGGCTAACTGCTCTAGTGATACCTATTCTAGTGGTTATAGGCTCGTGGATGATATGGGGATGGCCTAAGCTACGCTGGAAGCGGTGGCGTTATGAAGTGACAGAGAATGAGATTGAACTTCAGTACGGGGTATGGATAGTAAAGCGTACCTTGATACCGATGGTACGTGTCCAGCATGTGGATACGAAACAGGGACCATTATTACGCCGATATGGTTTAGCTGCAGTAATGATTTCCACTGCGGCTGGAACTCATGAAATACCAGCGTTAGAGGAATTAACAGCAGAGTTGCTGCGAGATCGCATCGCGGAGTTAGCGCGGGTGATAGATGATGTTTGA
- the icd gene encoding NADP-dependent isocitrate dehydrogenase — protein MAGTDVSINHQSIGEKITIEKSGELRVPNNPIIPFIEGDGIGTDIWKATKRVLDAAVEKAFDGKKKIAWLEVYAGEKAYNHKNEWLPEETLNQIREYYVAIKGPLTTPVGEGIRSLNVALRQELDLYVCLRPVRYFQGVPSPVKKPEQVDMVVFRENSEDIYAGIEWQAETKDAEKMIHFLQTEMGVKKIRFPQTSGIGLKPVSREGTERLVRSAIQYALDHGRKSVTLVHKGNIMKYTEGAFKRWGYELAEKEFSEQTFTWAEYDRIVEEKGKEEANRAQSEAEAAGKVIIKDSIADAFLQQILTRPNEYDVIATLNLNGDYISDALAAQVGGIGIAPGANINYESGHAIFEATHGTAPKYAGMDKVNPGSLILSGVLMLEHLGWQDAADLVYGAMEKTISQKTVTYDFARLMDGATEVKCSQFAEKLIENL, from the coding sequence ATGGCAGGGACAGACGTGTCAATAAATCACCAATCTATTGGTGAGAAGATTACCATTGAAAAAAGCGGAGAACTTCGTGTTCCCAACAACCCTATCATCCCATTCATCGAAGGTGATGGTATTGGAACAGATATATGGAAAGCAACTAAGCGTGTTCTTGATGCAGCAGTAGAAAAAGCTTTTGATGGAAAGAAGAAAATAGCATGGTTAGAAGTATATGCGGGTGAAAAGGCATACAACCATAAGAATGAATGGCTTCCAGAAGAAACTTTAAACCAGATTCGTGAATACTATGTTGCTATAAAAGGTCCTTTGACAACTCCTGTGGGTGAAGGAATTCGCTCTCTTAATGTTGCATTGCGACAAGAGCTGGATCTATATGTGTGTTTGCGTCCGGTTCGTTACTTTCAAGGTGTTCCATCGCCAGTGAAAAAACCGGAACAAGTAGATATGGTTGTGTTTAGAGAGAATTCAGAGGACATATATGCAGGGATTGAGTGGCAAGCAGAGACGAAAGATGCAGAAAAGATGATTCACTTCCTACAAACGGAAATGGGCGTTAAGAAAATCCGTTTCCCGCAAACGTCTGGAATTGGGCTAAAACCAGTTTCTCGTGAAGGTACAGAACGTTTGGTGCGCTCTGCCATACAATATGCATTGGATCATGGTCGCAAAAGTGTCACCTTGGTTCATAAAGGCAACATCATGAAATATACAGAAGGTGCTTTTAAACGCTGGGGATATGAGCTAGCGGAGAAAGAGTTTTCTGAGCAAACCTTTACTTGGGCCGAGTATGATCGGATTGTGGAAGAGAAGGGTAAAGAGGAAGCTAATCGTGCACAGTCAGAAGCAGAAGCGGCTGGAAAAGTAATCATTAAAGATTCGATCGCAGATGCGTTCTTACAACAGATTTTAACTCGTCCGAACGAGTATGATGTGATCGCCACACTCAACTTGAATGGGGACTATATTTCGGATGCGTTAGCGGCGCAAGTAGGAGGCATCGGGATTGCACCAGGGGCAAACATCAATTATGAATCAGGGCATGCGATCTTTGAAGCTACCCATGGGACTGCTCCAAAGTATGCTGGGATGGATAAGGTCAACCCAGGTTCACTGATTCTCTCCGGAGTATTGATGTTAGAACACCTAGGATGGCAAGATGCGGCTGATCTTGTTTATGGTGCAATGGAAAAAACAATCTCGCAAAAAACGGTTACCTATGATTTTGCTCGTCTCATGGATGGAGCGACAGAAGTAAAATGTTCGCAGTTTGCGGAGAAACTGATTGAAAATCTATAA